A genomic segment from Chitinophagaceae bacterium encodes:
- the panB gene encoding 3-methyl-2-oxobutanoate hydroxymethyltransferase — MSVNKEVKRITTNTLQKMKAAGEKISMITAYDFSFAKIFDAAGIDIILVGDSASNVMAGHETTLPITLDQMIYHASSVVRGVERCLVVVDLPFGSYQGNSKEALSSAIRIMKETGGHSIKMEGGSEVADSIKRIVDTGIPVMGHLGLTPQSIYKFGTYAVRAKEETEADKLKTDALLLQQSGCFGIVLEKIPATLAAEVSSSLQIPTIGIGAGGNCDGQVLVMHDMLGINTEFKPRFLRQYLNLNDQISGAVQHYIKDVKCGDFPNTNEQY; from the coding sequence ATGTCTGTAAATAAAGAAGTAAAAAGAATAACTACCAACACCTTGCAAAAGATGAAAGCTGCTGGAGAAAAAATTTCTATGATAACGGCTTATGATTTTTCATTTGCCAAAATATTTGATGCAGCAGGTATAGATATTATTCTTGTGGGTGATAGCGCAAGCAATGTAATGGCCGGCCACGAAACTACGCTGCCAATTACATTAGACCAAATGATTTACCATGCATCGTCGGTAGTAAGAGGTGTAGAACGCTGCCTGGTTGTTGTTGACCTGCCCTTTGGCTCTTACCAGGGAAACAGTAAAGAAGCGTTGAGCAGCGCTATTCGCATCATGAAAGAAACCGGCGGCCACAGCATTAAAATGGAAGGCGGCTCGGAAGTTGCAGACTCCATAAAACGCATTGTAGATACCGGAATTCCCGTAATGGGCCACCTTGGGCTCACACCACAAAGTATTTACAAATTTGGCACTTATGCAGTAAGGGCAAAAGAAGAAACCGAAGCCGATAAATTAAAAACAGATGCTTTGCTCCTGCAGCAATCGGGTTGCTTTGGTATAGTGCTGGAAAAAATACCGGCAACATTAGCTGCCGAAGTGAGCAGCAGCCTGCAAATACCAACAATTGGTATTGGCGCCGGTGGCAATTGCGATGGCCAGGTGCTGGTGATGCATGACATGCTGGGTATCAATACCGAATTTAAACCCCGTTTTTTGCGACAGTATTTAAATTTGAATGACCAAATTTCCGGGGCTGTGCAGCATTATATTAAAGATGTAAAATGTGGCGATTTCCCCAATACCAATGAGCAGTATTGA